In Plantibacter sp. PA-3-X8, one DNA window encodes the following:
- a CDS encoding WXG100 family type VII secretion target yields the protein MATFQVDSDAVERASTAARVTIEQIQNEVARLHTQLAALDGQWTGAAAAAFHGVVERWRGTQRQVEENLGEISRALAVTGTQYAEIERANASMFSG from the coding sequence ATGGCCACTTTCCAGGTCGACAGCGACGCGGTCGAGCGCGCCTCCACGGCAGCACGCGTCACGATCGAGCAGATCCAGAACGAGGTCGCCCGCCTGCATACGCAGCTGGCGGCACTCGACGGCCAATGGACCGGCGCTGCGGCCGCCGCGTTCCACGGTGTCGTCGAGCGCTGGAGGGGCACCCAGCGTCAGGTCGAGGAGAACCTCGGCGAGATCAGCCGGGCGCTCGCCGTCACGGGTACCCAGTACGCCGAGATCGAGCGGGCGAACGCGAGTATGTTCAGCGGCTGA
- the groL gene encoding chaperonin GroEL (60 kDa chaperone family; promotes refolding of misfolded polypeptides especially under stressful conditions; forms two stacked rings of heptamers to form a barrel-shaped 14mer; ends can be capped by GroES; misfolded proteins enter the barrel where they are refolded when GroES binds), which produces MAKIIAFDEEARRGLERGLNILADTVKVTLGPRGRNVVLEKKWGAPTITNDGVSIAKEIELDDPYEKIGAELVKEVAKKTDDVAGDGTTTATVLAQALVREGLRNVAAGADPISLKRGIEKAVEAVTVELIANAKEVETKEEIAATASISAGDTTIGEIIAEAIDKVGKEGVVTVEESNTFGTELELTEGMRFDKGYLSQYFVTDPDRQEAVFEDPYILIANQKISAIKDLLPIVDQVIQSGKQLLIIAEDVDGEALATLVVNKIRGIFKSVAVKAPGFGDRRKAQLQDIAILTGGQVISEEVGLKLETVTLDLLGRARKVVITKDETTIVEGAGDADAIAGRVSQIRKEIDNTDSDYDREKLQERLAKLAGGVAVIKAGAATEVELKERKHRIEDAVRNAKAAVEEGIVAGGGVALIQAGKTAFEKLELVGDEATGANIVKVAIDAPLKQIALNAGLEPGVVADKVRNLPVGHGLNAATGEYVDMLAAGINDPVKVTRSALLNAASIAGLFLTTEAVVADKPEKNPAPAGDPTGGMDF; this is translated from the coding sequence ATGGCTAAGATCATTGCTTTCGACGAGGAGGCCCGTCGCGGCCTCGAGCGTGGACTGAACATTCTTGCTGACACGGTCAAGGTCACCCTTGGGCCGCGCGGTCGCAACGTTGTCCTCGAGAAGAAGTGGGGCGCCCCCACGATCACCAACGACGGCGTGTCCATCGCCAAGGAGATCGAACTCGACGACCCGTACGAGAAGATCGGCGCGGAGCTCGTCAAGGAGGTCGCCAAGAAGACCGATGACGTCGCCGGCGACGGCACCACCACGGCGACCGTGCTGGCACAGGCGCTCGTCCGCGAGGGCCTCCGCAACGTCGCCGCAGGCGCCGACCCCATCAGCCTCAAGCGCGGCATCGAGAAGGCCGTCGAGGCCGTCACGGTCGAGCTCATCGCCAACGCCAAGGAGGTGGAGACCAAGGAGGAGATCGCTGCGACCGCTTCCATCTCCGCCGGCGACACCACCATCGGTGAGATCATCGCCGAGGCGATCGACAAGGTCGGCAAGGAGGGCGTCGTCACCGTCGAGGAGTCGAACACCTTCGGCACCGAGCTCGAGCTCACCGAGGGCATGCGCTTCGACAAGGGCTACCTGTCGCAGTACTTCGTGACCGACCCCGACCGCCAGGAAGCGGTGTTCGAGGACCCCTACATCCTCATCGCCAACCAGAAGATCTCCGCGATCAAGGACCTCCTGCCGATCGTCGACCAGGTCATCCAGTCGGGCAAGCAGCTCCTCATCATCGCTGAGGACGTCGACGGCGAAGCGCTCGCGACGCTCGTCGTCAACAAGATCCGTGGCATCTTCAAGTCCGTCGCCGTCAAGGCTCCGGGCTTCGGCGACCGCCGCAAGGCTCAGCTGCAGGACATCGCCATCCTCACCGGTGGCCAGGTCATCTCCGAAGAGGTCGGCCTCAAGCTCGAGACCGTCACCCTCGACCTGCTCGGCCGTGCTCGCAAGGTCGTCATCACCAAGGATGAGACCACCATCGTCGAGGGTGCCGGCGACGCCGACGCCATCGCCGGTCGTGTCTCGCAGATCCGCAAGGAGATCGACAACACCGACAGCGACTACGACCGCGAGAAGCTCCAGGAGCGTCTCGCCAAGCTCGCGGGCGGTGTTGCGGTCATCAAGGCCGGTGCAGCGACCGAGGTCGAGCTCAAGGAGCGCAAGCACCGCATCGAGGACGCCGTTCGCAACGCGAAGGCTGCCGTCGAAGAGGGCATCGTCGCCGGTGGTGGCGTCGCCCTGATCCAGGCCGGCAAGACCGCGTTCGAGAAGCTCGAGCTCGTCGGCGACGAGGCGACCGGTGCGAACATCGTCAAGGTCGCCATCGACGCTCCGCTCAAGCAGATCGCGCTCAACGCAGGCCTCGAGCCTGGCGTCGTCGCCGACAAGGTCCGCAACCTGCCCGTCGGACACGGCCTCAACGCCGCGACCGGTGAGTACGTCGACATGCTCGCTGCCGGCATCAACGACCCGGTGAAGGTCACCCGCTCCGCGCTGCTCAACGCAGCGTCGATCGCCGGCCTGTTCCTCACCACCGAGGCCGTCGTCGCCGACAAGCCGGAGAAGAACCCGGCTCCGGCTGGCGACCCGACCGGTGGCATGGACTTCTAA